The following are from one region of the Alicyclobacillus fastidiosus genome:
- a CDS encoding PTS sugar transporter subunit IIB → MKILAVCGMGFGSSMVLRMTIESVLRELGVNASVATSDIGMAKSETADVIVTSSEFSQLLADQGVPIIEIQNYVDKREMKEKLLTVLPK, encoded by the coding sequence ATGAAGATTCTTGCAGTTTGTGGAATGGGATTTGGAAGTAGCATGGTACTTCGGATGACGATTGAATCTGTGCTCAGAGAATTAGGTGTCAACGCGTCCGTGGCTACTTCGGACATCGGCATGGCAAAATCGGAGACTGCAGACGTGATTGTCACGTCATCTGAGTTCTCGCAATTGTTGGCAGATCAGGGAGTGCCGATTATTGAGATCCAAAACTACGTGGATAAACGAGAGATGAAGGAAAAACTGTTGACTGTTCTGCCAAAGTGA